A genome region from Hymenobacter tibetensis includes the following:
- a CDS encoding porin family protein: protein MKKFLTLTAAAAVASISFAQAQDAGGFRLGVKVGGTYSNVSGDEVTQITGANYSSKIGDYKIGYNAGLSFSIPLTSDGFFSFAPELLYNRKGYEIETEQKSGLPANIKSVEQEQKRVLHYIDVPLLAKINAGGLFFELGPQVSYLFGSKNKSQTTTKYTDNTKDKVDADGSFLDYSGVARGDSYKSDLAQFDISGVAGVGYMTEGGISLGLRYARGFNSLLDTKDTDNEPKAFNNAFTLQLGYLIPTK from the coding sequence ATGAAAAAGTTTCTCACTCTTACTGCAGCAGCAGCTGTTGCTTCTATTTCGTTCGCCCAAGCTCAGGATGCCGGCGGATTCCGCCTCGGCGTTAAAGTTGGTGGTACTTATTCCAACGTTTCTGGTGATGAAGTGACCCAGATCACCGGCGCAAACTACAGCTCCAAAATAGGAGACTATAAGATAGGCTACAATGCTGGTCTGAGCTTCTCTATTCCGCTGACCAGCGATGGTTTCTTCTCTTTTGCTCCCGAGTTGCTTTATAACCGCAAAGGCTATGAGATTGAAACAGAACAGAAATCAGGTTTGCCTGCGAACATCAAGTCAGTAGAGCAAGAGCAGAAGCGTGTGCTACATTACATAGATGTGCCCCTGCTCGCTAAAATCAACGCTGGCGGATTGTTTTTCGAGCTAGGACCACAGGTAAGCTATTTGTTCGGTTCAAAAAACAAATCGCAGACAACTACCAAATACACGGACAACACTAAAGACAAAGTGGATGCTGATGGCAGCTTCCTTGACTATTCAGGTGTCGCTCGTGGCGATTCATACAAGTCTGACTTGGCGCAGTTCGACATCAGCGGTGTAGCAGGTGTTGGTTATATGACCGAAGGTGGTATCAGCTTAGGCCTGCGTTATGCTCGGGGTTTCAACTCTTTGCTTGACACGAAAGACACCGACAACGAGCCCAAAGCATTCAACAATGCTTTCACGCTGCAACTCGGCTACCTGATTCCTACCAAGTAG
- a CDS encoding quinone-dependent dihydroorotate dehydrogenase has product MYKAFLKPLFFKLDAEQAHHLVFDNLKRAHRLPGTAALLRQLYDFQHPDLEREVFGLRFRNPVGLAAGFDKNAELTDELSALGFGFVEIGTVTPQPQPGNPQPRLFRLPQDEALVNRMGFNNSGAVAAAIRLRQRRNRNLIIGGNIGKNKNTPNAQAADDYVACVEALHEVVDYFVVNVSSPNTPNLRELQEREPLIQLLQAVQERNASLPVPRPLLLKIAPDLTDSQLDDILLIARETKLSGLVATNTTISRAGLRTGEAHVAALGAGGLSGRPLRQRATEVIRYLHRHSGGALPIIGVGGIHSPEDAQEKLAAGASLVQLYSGFIYEGPGLVKRINQGVANALSGRAS; this is encoded by the coding sequence ATGTACAAAGCTTTTCTCAAACCGCTGTTTTTTAAGCTTGACGCCGAGCAAGCCCATCATCTGGTTTTCGATAACCTAAAGCGGGCCCACCGCCTGCCGGGTACGGCTGCATTGCTGCGCCAGCTCTACGACTTTCAACATCCAGATTTGGAACGGGAGGTATTTGGCTTGCGCTTCCGAAACCCAGTAGGGTTGGCGGCCGGCTTCGACAAGAACGCCGAGCTAACGGACGAGCTATCGGCATTGGGGTTTGGCTTTGTGGAAATAGGCACCGTCACGCCGCAGCCACAGCCTGGCAACCCACAGCCGCGGTTGTTCCGGCTACCGCAAGATGAGGCGCTAGTGAACCGTATGGGGTTCAACAACAGTGGTGCTGTTGCTGCTGCTATCCGCTTGCGCCAGCGCCGCAACCGAAACCTTATCATCGGGGGCAACATCGGGAAGAACAAGAACACTCCCAACGCCCAAGCGGCCGACGATTACGTGGCCTGCGTGGAAGCGCTGCACGAAGTGGTTGATTACTTCGTAGTGAACGTGTCGTCTCCGAACACCCCCAACCTGCGTGAATTACAGGAACGAGAGCCGCTTATCCAGCTACTCCAAGCCGTGCAGGAACGCAACGCGTCGCTGCCGGTGCCCCGCCCCTTGCTACTTAAGATTGCGCCCGATCTGACGGATTCCCAACTCGACGATATTCTGCTGATAGCACGGGAAACCAAGCTCAGCGGCCTCGTAGCGACTAACACAACCATCAGCCGCGCGGGTTTGCGTACGGGCGAGGCTCACGTAGCAGCCTTGGGAGCAGGTGGTCTTAGCGGTCGGCCATTGCGCCAGCGCGCCACCGAAGTGATTCGGTACCTGCACCGCCATTCTGGTGGTGCACTACCAATCATTGGGGTCGGTGGCATTCACTCTCCTGAAGATGCCCAGGAAAAGCTAGCTGCAGGAGCCTCACTGGTGCAGCTTTACAGCGGGTTCATCTACGAAGGCCCAGGGCTGGTGAAACGGATAAACCAAGGGGTGGCCAACGCCCTATCAGGGCGAGCCAGCTAG
- a CDS encoding acyloxyacyl hydrolase, whose translation MAVSHPTGVELNMQRQTNGSQPWHAWYRYPRIGLALVYYNYHNPVLDRSYAATVYISKSLFRKPQQELNFRLGTGLAYFSNPFDLDTNHKNSIVSSRISATLQMRFDYDVAVTEHLGVLLGLGLNHYSNGATTKPNLGINLPTIFLGFNYHQQRPFVPLVASPSGLPADLGRNFLNLSTSLGFKQLNPANKQKYLVQSVSVLGGRRVSRKSNLLIGAEGFYDRSLVAQLRDTARTSEKLPDVKKAGVLIGHELLFGQLAFVTHLGFYLYNPYKSNDFYYERLGLKYHFTNNLFGAIDLKVHRGSADVLEFKAGLKL comes from the coding sequence TTGGCTGTATCGCATCCAACGGGAGTGGAGCTAAATATGCAGCGGCAAACCAATGGCTCACAGCCCTGGCATGCTTGGTACCGTTATCCACGTATTGGGCTGGCGCTAGTATACTACAACTACCATAACCCCGTCTTAGACCGCTCGTATGCGGCCACTGTGTATATCAGCAAAAGCCTGTTTCGGAAGCCACAGCAGGAGCTAAATTTCCGCTTGGGTACCGGACTGGCCTACTTCTCCAATCCGTTCGACCTGGATACAAACCATAAAAACAGTATTGTCAGCTCGCGGATTAGTGCCACGCTCCAAATGCGCTTCGACTATGACGTGGCGGTGACGGAGCACCTTGGGGTGCTGCTGGGCCTTGGGCTGAACCATTACTCCAATGGCGCGACCACCAAGCCAAATTTGGGCATCAACTTACCTACTATTTTTCTAGGCTTCAATTACCACCAGCAGCGCCCATTTGTGCCTTTGGTGGCTTCCCCCAGTGGCCTGCCCGCCGACCTAGGACGCAATTTCTTGAACCTGAGCACCAGTCTGGGCTTCAAACAGCTCAACCCCGCTAACAAGCAGAAGTACCTAGTGCAATCCGTTTCGGTGCTGGGAGGGCGGCGAGTGAGCCGCAAGAGCAACTTGCTGATAGGAGCAGAAGGGTTCTATGACCGGAGCTTGGTAGCGCAACTCCGTGATACTGCCCGGACCAGCGAAAAACTGCCTGACGTAAAAAAAGCTGGTGTACTCATAGGGCATGAGTTGCTGTTTGGACAGCTAGCGTTTGTTACGCACCTAGGTTTCTACCTCTACAATCCCTACAAATCCAACGACTTCTATTACGAGCGGCTTGGCTTGAAGTACCACTTCACCAACAACCTATTCGGGGCAATTGACTTGAAAGTACACCGCGGTTCCGCCGACGTGTTGGAGTTCAAAGCGGGTCTCAAATTATAG